Proteins encoded in a region of the Candidatus Margulisiibacteriota bacterium genome:
- a CDS encoding ParB/RepB/Spo0J family partition protein — MQKRGLGKGLGALIPQGSVFMGGRTVINVDINSVIPNPRQPRTNFNKELLQDLADSIKAQGVIEPILTRMRNGKYELIAGERRLRAAKMAGITAIPSIVKDFTDEQSLEIALIENLQREDLNPMDEGEGYARLASEFGMTQEDISKKVGKSRSTVANMVRLLSLPKPIKESLRQREIAMGHARTLLSLDSEAKQLDLWKQMVKNKMNVRDAETVTQSKDRKKAPRKRAFSQNTELNALIEKLTNRLATKVKIFGSPERGRIEIDYFSREDLERVLDIIEGRKR, encoded by the coding sequence ATGCAAAAAAGAGGTTTAGGCAAAGGATTAGGCGCTTTGATCCCGCAGGGTTCGGTTTTTATGGGGGGTCGGACCGTGATCAACGTCGACATCAACTCGGTCATCCCCAATCCGCGCCAGCCCCGCACCAACTTTAACAAAGAACTGCTCCAGGACCTGGCCGATTCCATCAAAGCCCAGGGGGTTATTGAACCGATCCTGACTCGAATGCGCAACGGCAAGTACGAACTGATCGCCGGCGAGCGCCGTCTGCGGGCAGCCAAAATGGCCGGGATCACCGCTATCCCTTCGATCGTCAAGGACTTCACCGACGAACAGTCGCTGGAGATCGCCTTGATCGAAAACCTCCAGCGGGAAGACCTGAACCCGATGGATGAAGGGGAAGGGTACGCCCGCCTCGCCTCCGAGTTCGGCATGACCCAGGAAGACATCTCCAAGAAGGTCGGGAAAAGCCGGTCGACGGTCGCCAACATGGTCAGACTTCTCTCCCTCCCCAAACCGATCAAGGAAAGCCTGCGCCAGCGCGAGATCGCCATGGGCCACGCCCGGACCTTGTTAAGTTTGGACAGCGAAGCCAAACAGCTCGACCTCTGGAAACAAATGGTCAAGAATAAAATGAATGTTCGGGATGCCGAAACGGTAACCCAGTCCAAAGACCGGAAAAAAGCGCCGCGCAAACGGGCCTTTTCCCAAAACACCGAACTTAACGCCCTGATCGAAAAGCTGACCAACCGGCTGGCAACCAAGGTTAAGATCTTCGGCTCTCCCGAACGGGGCCGAATTGAGATCGATTATTTCTCCAGGGAAGATTTGGAAAGAGTGCTGGATATTATTGAGGGTCGAAAACGCTAG
- a CDS encoding AAA family ATPase — translation MAIAFAVVNQKGGVGKTTTTVNLASYLATFGKKILLVDIDAQSNASAGLGVDRSNLNLCLYNVMIEGVHPGEAIIKSNIANLDVLPSTPRLAGAEVELVGMDPRETRLKEALAMVKDNYDYLVIDCPPSLSLLTVNALTAADEVIIPIQCEYYALEGISQLTHTLELVRENLNPALKIRGIVLTMFDPRTLLSSQVADETRKYFGNKVFKTVIPRNVRLAEAPSFGQPILFYDPGSKGAEAYENLCREVLDDNRI, via the coding sequence ATGGCGATCGCTTTCGCAGTTGTCAATCAAAAAGGCGGGGTTGGCAAAACTACCACGACGGTAAACCTGGCCTCATACCTGGCAACCTTCGGCAAAAAAATCCTGCTGGTCGATATTGACGCCCAGAGCAACGCAAGTGCCGGGCTTGGGGTCGACCGCAGCAATTTAAATCTCTGCCTTTACAACGTCATGATCGAAGGGGTCCACCCGGGCGAGGCAATTATCAAAAGCAACATCGCCAATCTTGATGTTTTGCCTTCGACCCCCCGCCTGGCCGGCGCCGAAGTCGAACTGGTCGGGATGGACCCCCGGGAAACCCGCCTGAAAGAAGCCTTGGCGATGGTTAAGGACAATTACGACTATCTGGTCATCGATTGCCCCCCCTCCCTCTCGCTCCTGACGGTTAACGCCCTGACCGCGGCCGACGAAGTGATCATCCCGATCCAGTGCGAGTATTACGCCCTGGAAGGGATCAGCCAACTGACCCATACCCTGGAACTGGTCAGAGAGAACCTTAACCCGGCCCTTAAGATCCGCGGCATCGTCCTGACGATGTTCGACCCGCGCACCCTCCTTTCTTCGCAGGTCGCAGATGAAACCAGAAAATATTTCGGGAACAAGGTCTTCAAGACCGTCATCCCGCGCAATGTCCGCCTGGCGGAAGCGCCGAGCTTCGGCCAGCCGATCCTGTTCTACGATCCGGGGAGCAAAGGGGCGGAAGCCTATGAAAATTTATGTCGGGAGGTTTTAGATGACAACAGGATCTAA
- the rsmG gene encoding 16S rRNA (guanine(527)-N(7))-methyltransferase RsmG, whose product MSNEQMTNDGKFNIYLNELIKWNNKFNLTAIIEPEEIRKKHFDDSLLLLNSLDLKHESVIDIGAGAGFPGIPLKIVRPDIRLTLVEATKKKVEFMEQLVARLGLKGVEVVWGRAEEITAGRRERFDLAIARAVAELNTLAEYCLPFVKVGGLFVAYKELAIEPEIEASQPALTLLGGRFKRVDKYDSRSLVFIDKITPTPEKYPRRSGMAKKRPL is encoded by the coding sequence ATGTCAAATGAGCAAATGACAAATGACGGTAAATTTAATATTTACCTGAATGAATTGATCAAGTGGAACAATAAGTTCAACCTGACTGCAATAATCGAGCCCGAGGAAATACGAAAAAAGCATTTCGACGACTCGCTCCTCCTCCTTAATTCCCTCGATCTGAAACACGAATCGGTCATTGATATCGGCGCCGGCGCCGGTTTCCCCGGGATACCGCTCAAGATCGTCCGCCCCGATATTCGGTTAACCTTAGTTGAGGCGACCAAGAAAAAAGTTGAGTTTATGGAACAGCTGGTCGCCCGCCTCGGGCTCAAGGGGGTCGAAGTGGTCTGGGGGCGGGCGGAAGAAATAACGGCCGGCCGCCGCGAGCGCTTTGATCTGGCGATCGCCCGGGCCGTGGCCGAGCTAAATACCCTGGCCGAATACTGCCTCCCCTTCGTCAAGGTCGGCGGACTGTTCGTCGCCTACAAAGAATTAGCCATTGAACCGGAGATCGAAGCCTCCCAGCCAGCCCTGACCCTTCTTGGGGGCCGCTTTAAGCGGGTCGATAAATACGACTCCCGCTCGCTGGTTTTCATCGACAAAATCACCCCAACCCCGGAAAAATACCCCCGTCGCAGCGGCATGGCAAAAAAAAGACCCCTGTGA
- a CDS encoding BamA/TamA family outer membrane protein has translation MKNVFTGIILGLMILHCGGVLAAVELVPLISAIEVRGNKAIPEKDIIDVIFSRAGSTLTDDKVRNDLKAIYALGYFADVSSSFEAKAGGTKIIFNVVENPQINAVVFDGNSVYSSAELQALVQTKPGNLLNFKKLQDDIEAINTLYKKGGYMLSRIADVDTNKETGTLTFKIIEGRMESIVLEGNDTTKDYVILREFKTRPGAVLNEDQLKKDLRNVFNLGFFSELTPNFEPGTAKDNIILRLKVKETRTSTINFGGGWGEREGGFGFVDLSINNLMGTAQGLLIRGQLGQQLSSYQFKYTNPWFWPEKLGDKTSFTFRRWLTVGRDVFQADQQAQYNGADVSFGKPLSGNYNIAFTLGRENVDPYGGSTFEAYISNTLAVTLAFDTRDFWLNPKEGRYYTLELKEGFKQTGNNTTFSKISLDLNHYYSIFENQVAAFHTGFGVGTGDVPIGELYWAGGANTIRGYYPSEAHKGTLKIILNGEYRLNFSEMFQGVFFYDWGNAWSNDPPNTNDFLSGWGPGIRINTPLGPIRLDYGVPGGRTFSEGIMHFSIGQAF, from the coding sequence ATGAAAAATGTTTTCACCGGTATTATTTTGGGCTTAATGATCCTGCACTGCGGCGGCGTCCTGGCCGCCGTGGAACTGGTCCCGCTGATCTCCGCCATTGAGGTCCGGGGCAACAAGGCCATCCCGGAAAAAGATATTATCGACGTGATCTTCAGCCGCGCCGGCAGCACGCTGACCGACGACAAAGTCCGGAACGACCTGAAAGCGATCTACGCGCTCGGTTATTTCGCCGACGTCTCTTCCTCGTTCGAAGCCAAAGCCGGCGGCACTAAAATCATTTTCAACGTCGTGGAAAACCCGCAGATCAACGCCGTTGTTTTCGACGGCAACTCGGTTTATTCCTCGGCCGAGCTTCAGGCGCTGGTCCAAACCAAGCCGGGCAACCTCTTGAACTTCAAAAAGCTCCAGGACGATATCGAGGCAATCAATACTCTCTACAAAAAAGGGGGCTACATGCTCTCGCGGATCGCCGACGTCGACACCAACAAGGAGACCGGGACCCTGACTTTTAAGATCATCGAAGGGCGGATGGAATCGATCGTCCTGGAAGGGAACGACACCACCAAAGATTACGTTATTCTCCGTGAATTCAAGACCAGGCCGGGCGCGGTGCTGAACGAAGACCAGCTCAAGAAAGATCTGCGCAATGTTTTCAACCTTGGCTTTTTCTCGGAATTGACCCCGAACTTCGAGCCAGGGACCGCCAAGGACAACATCATTCTCCGGTTAAAGGTCAAAGAGACCCGGACCAGCACGATCAACTTCGGCGGCGGCTGGGGTGAGCGCGAAGGGGGCTTCGGTTTTGTCGACCTTTCGATCAACAATCTGATGGGGACCGCCCAGGGCCTTTTGATCCGCGGACAGCTCGGCCAGCAACTCTCCTCCTATCAGTTCAAATACACCAACCCCTGGTTCTGGCCGGAAAAACTTGGCGACAAAACATCCTTCACTTTTCGGCGCTGGCTGACCGTCGGCCGCGACGTCTTCCAGGCCGACCAGCAAGCCCAGTATAACGGAGCGGACGTTTCATTCGGCAAACCGCTCTCCGGGAACTACAATATCGCCTTCACCCTCGGCCGGGAAAACGTCGATCCCTACGGCGGCTCGACCTTTGAGGCCTATATTTCCAACACGCTGGCGGTCACTCTCGCCTTCGACACCAGAGATTTTTGGCTTAATCCGAAAGAGGGACGCTACTACACCTTGGAACTCAAAGAAGGGTTCAAGCAAACCGGAAACAACACGACCTTCTCCAAGATCAGTCTCGATCTCAACCATTATTATTCGATCTTTGAAAACCAGGTCGCCGCTTTCCACACCGGCTTCGGCGTCGGAACAGGCGACGTGCCGATCGGCGAACTTTACTGGGCCGGCGGCGCCAACACCATTCGCGGTTATTATCCTTCCGAAGCCCATAAAGGGACGTTAAAGATCATTTTGAACGGCGAGTACCGGCTGAACTTCTCCGAAATGTTCCAGGGGGTCTTCTTCTACGACTGGGGAAATGCCTGGAGCAACGACCCCCCCAACACCAACGACTTCCTTTCCGGCTGGGGCCCGGGAATAAGGATCAACACGCCGCTCGGCCCGATCCGACTGGATTACGGCGTACCCGGCGGCCGCACTTTCAGCGAAGGGATCATGCATTTCTCAATCGGCCAAGCGTTCTAG
- a CDS encoding DUF748 domain-containing protein → MRKYLLILIIFALFCGPLYGFSLQDWKNSLDMSIRSQAEQSFSDLFKKKVTIKEAGGIVVGQIVLKKVTIEDIGEVEKVVLTFNPVQYAISKGDIIPSLIKISVSNGKLSLSRNRAGRWNIDALLPKAKNSAPPPPFNGQIVLDNCEVDYHDQLGFNRNPEEFQTVARGVNGKIDLGNKARISFSVGANVPETVKAVGYVNSKNGYYELNVDAQKLPLLKWGSYTVPLPGLAPQGGQVDLALRITPPKTKGWAASLSGKAFFYNSSAKFNNYELTGVNGKLFLADESLAFQGISGRLNGLPATVSGRFTDFSRQKLDLTVTVKDGKLESLTGLFPELKELKGRFNARLFLSGTVAAPLLTGSLTVPNGRAYQQPFSGSAAIALADKVFRADLQNALYYRGQVSGSVIIILNGEPGLDLKLAINALDLSALSQKTPGIEGLASGQLELTGPFPRLKGNLAVKLNRGSVFGQPMESLKADVQIKDGDFILDRLAGEGEQASFTASGRVKELLFDLQAEADGLQLSGRGIFGPMKANLNHFKGRIGWKLTPAFLASPLRNMTAVGEARLSGGRIGDQRFDLAEGLIEIDHGKIKVENAVLQKGDSRLNIAGQTGIGTETNLAVWTNGSNLDDYRLLNYFLPEELKNPVGRFTASFEVFGYLPPETKITSIDSLQALNFNGRLALTDGKIARAPVSRGTAGLAWRNRAFYLADGRLEGPKLRLNLNIELVPGKNLKATIAGVTDLGLWREFTYRYGRLEGELGTTVKLEGHPDKPNVAATFWADQLEYNDLFLDRIEGSLYFSQNKLQTLAPIIFRRGRTALALKGSANLNFNQPSESDLDFDLETEKAEVATVYKLIEGIRSEAYRWGITAKKKAAPQIFSLTGLAYSAQKHQQGKTIWYSADPTKPNFLRGWETIRREFEKKAAITPTESLTGEADGRLSVQGKAGNPSGNLQVQVKKGGFSGFLFDSLFLSASLNNGRVAVDKAIMAKERGSLNAAGEFSLAGKLGLEVKAREMPLDILSVVFPGKNFKGSFILDSTIGGSLNAPIVALSAGGKDNSAAGARFDSWTAVINYNAGRLTIGRLQLQTDKDLSTVEGEVLFGAPTKINLRADLNGDGFGIINLFNDQVTWVQGKAGLTLRANGSLNQPRLNGTIFLEDAEVRLNSLASSLKSLNGQALIIDSLVSLEALTALWTGERTRNYLNPLGAAGYVDLAQALGDQPRVGLNLTISPTSIFAAFPNLYIGSLQIDRLTLHGPLAFDLSAGPTLSGKINIDNSVVTLSKSGGNSKQVPFQFDLEVNLNKNVYAVMGDIGTLDLSNIFMNLEIESRGLKITGDMRAPTLLGRVQVKRGTINLLSREFRLLTPDQQQKYFPYSEQSEENLAIFTGGKGTEGFLPQIAITSLVNVEDQEIGADGAPKKKKVAIVAKLNGLIGSQDKTRGLKVNLSGFVEDKSKTPSEMVPANYSESDLRVLLLPDFIRGLTGVKTGGEKGQDAVETNVVVADFVSSRIQTILFRGVEREVEQKLGLESLTLEYNLGPKVREAMGVKDPVGLQQEGTPAWSVGFVKGFFDRLFIDVRYAQIKEPTISGAAQNSFNYQLTFKINPIWAIIYYREPLNLNEPATGYQKITLKAGFYFW, encoded by the coding sequence ATGCGCAAATACTTACTTATTTTAATCATCTTCGCCCTGTTTTGCGGCCCGCTGTACGGGTTCTCGCTCCAAGACTGGAAAAACTCGCTCGACATGTCCATCCGCAGTCAGGCGGAACAAAGCTTCTCCGACCTTTTCAAGAAGAAAGTCACGATCAAGGAGGCCGGCGGGATCGTCGTCGGCCAGATCGTCCTGAAAAAGGTCACGATCGAAGATATCGGCGAGGTCGAAAAGGTCGTTTTAACTTTTAACCCGGTCCAGTACGCCATCTCCAAAGGTGACATTATCCCTTCCTTGATCAAAATCAGCGTCAGCAACGGCAAACTCTCTCTCTCCCGCAACCGGGCCGGGCGCTGGAACATCGACGCGCTTCTGCCGAAAGCTAAAAATTCCGCCCCGCCACCGCCTTTCAACGGCCAGATCGTCCTCGATAACTGCGAAGTCGATTATCACGACCAGCTCGGTTTTAATAGGAACCCGGAAGAATTCCAAACCGTCGCCCGCGGCGTCAACGGCAAAATCGATCTGGGCAACAAAGCGCGGATCTCTTTTTCCGTCGGCGCCAATGTTCCGGAAACGGTCAAGGCGGTTGGCTACGTCAACTCAAAGAACGGTTATTATGAACTGAACGTCGACGCGCAAAAACTGCCGCTTTTAAAATGGGGGAGCTACACGGTCCCCCTCCCTGGTTTAGCCCCCCAGGGGGGACAAGTCGACCTGGCTCTGCGGATCACGCCGCCTAAAACAAAAGGGTGGGCCGCCTCTCTAAGCGGTAAAGCTTTCTTTTATAATTCTTCGGCCAAATTCAACAACTACGAGCTGACCGGCGTTAACGGAAAACTTTTTCTGGCCGACGAAAGCCTCGCCTTCCAGGGGATCAGCGGGCGCCTGAACGGCCTGCCGGCGACGGTCAGCGGGCGCTTCACTGATTTTTCCAGGCAAAAATTGGATCTGACCGTTACCGTTAAAGACGGCAAACTTGAAAGCCTGACCGGCCTCTTCCCTGAACTAAAAGAGCTCAAAGGAAGATTTAACGCCAGGCTCTTTCTTTCCGGCACGGTCGCCGCCCCGCTCCTCACCGGCTCGCTTACCGTGCCTAACGGCCGCGCCTACCAACAGCCGTTTTCCGGCTCCGCCGCCATCGCCTTGGCCGATAAAGTTTTCCGGGCCGACCTGCAAAACGCCCTTTACTACCGGGGACAAGTCAGCGGTTCGGTGATCATTATTTTAAACGGCGAACCCGGGCTCGATCTAAAACTCGCCATCAACGCGCTCGATCTTTCGGCCCTCTCCCAAAAAACACCGGGGATTGAAGGATTAGCGTCCGGACAATTGGAGCTGACCGGTCCCTTTCCACGGCTTAAAGGAAATTTGGCCGTCAAATTAAACAGGGGCTCGGTTTTCGGCCAGCCGATGGAGTCGCTAAAAGCCGACGTCCAGATCAAGGATGGGGACTTTATTCTCGACCGATTAGCCGGCGAAGGCGAGCAGGCGTCTTTTACCGCCAGCGGCCGGGTCAAAGAACTGCTTTTCGATCTTCAGGCCGAAGCTGACGGACTTCAGCTTTCCGGCCGGGGAATTTTCGGCCCGATGAAAGCGAACCTCAATCATTTCAAAGGTCGGATCGGCTGGAAGCTGACGCCGGCGTTCCTCGCTTCCCCCCTGCGCAATATGACCGCCGTCGGAGAAGCCAGATTAAGCGGCGGGCGGATCGGGGACCAGCGCTTTGACCTGGCGGAAGGGTTGATCGAAATCGATCACGGTAAGATCAAGGTTGAAAATGCCGTTCTGCAAAAAGGCGACTCCCGGCTCAATATCGCCGGACAGACCGGGATCGGGACGGAAACAAACCTCGCCGTCTGGACCAACGGCTCAAACCTGGATGATTACCGCCTGCTTAATTACTTCCTGCCGGAAGAGCTGAAAAATCCGGTCGGCCGTTTTACCGCCAGCTTTGAGGTTTTCGGCTATCTGCCGCCGGAGACCAAGATCACCTCGATCGACAGTTTGCAGGCCCTCAATTTCAACGGCCGCCTGGCCCTGACTGACGGAAAGATCGCGCGGGCGCCGGTCAGCCGGGGAACAGCCGGTCTCGCCTGGCGCAATCGCGCTTTTTATCTTGCCGACGGCCGGCTGGAAGGGCCCAAGCTTCGTCTTAATCTGAATATTGAGCTCGTCCCCGGCAAAAACCTCAAAGCAACGATCGCCGGAGTCACCGATCTTGGGCTTTGGCGCGAGTTTACTTATCGCTACGGCCGGCTGGAAGGAGAGCTCGGCACGACCGTAAAGCTGGAGGGACACCCCGATAAACCGAATGTCGCCGCGACTTTTTGGGCCGACCAGCTGGAGTACAACGATCTGTTCCTTGATCGGATCGAAGGGAGCTTGTACTTCAGTCAAAATAAGCTGCAAACCCTGGCGCCGATCATTTTCCGCCGCGGCCGGACCGCTCTAGCGCTCAAGGGAAGCGCCAATCTTAATTTTAACCAGCCAAGCGAATCCGATCTCGACTTCGACCTGGAAACCGAGAAAGCCGAGGTCGCGACGGTCTACAAACTGATCGAAGGGATCAGAAGCGAAGCTTACCGCTGGGGAATCACCGCCAAGAAAAAAGCGGCGCCGCAAATATTTTCGTTGACCGGCCTCGCTTACAGCGCGCAAAAACACCAACAAGGGAAAACGATCTGGTACAGCGCCGATCCGACAAAACCGAATTTTTTGCGCGGCTGGGAAACGATCCGCCGGGAATTCGAAAAAAAAGCGGCGATCACTCCGACCGAAAGCCTGACCGGAGAAGCGGACGGACGGCTTTCGGTCCAAGGGAAGGCGGGCAATCCCTCCGGCAACTTACAAGTCCAGGTTAAAAAAGGAGGGTTCAGCGGCTTTCTTTTCGATTCCTTGTTCCTTTCCGCCTCGCTTAATAACGGACGGGTGGCGGTCGACAAGGCGATCATGGCCAAAGAACGGGGGAGCCTCAATGCCGCGGGCGAATTCAGCCTGGCCGGCAAACTCGGCCTGGAGGTCAAAGCCCGGGAAATGCCGCTCGATATTTTAAGCGTCGTCTTTCCCGGCAAAAATTTCAAGGGCTCTTTTATTCTTGATTCAACGATCGGCGGCTCGCTTAACGCGCCGATCGTCGCCTTGTCCGCCGGGGGGAAGGATAACAGCGCCGCCGGCGCCCGCTTTGATTCCTGGACGGCCGTGATTAATTATAATGCCGGCCGGCTGACCATCGGCCGCTTGCAATTGCAAACCGATAAAGACCTTTCCACCGTCGAGGGCGAAGTGCTTTTCGGCGCGCCGACTAAAATCAATCTGCGGGCCGACTTAAACGGCGACGGGTTCGGGATCATCAATCTTTTTAACGACCAGGTTACCTGGGTCCAAGGGAAGGCCGGTTTGACGCTGCGGGCGAACGGCTCTTTAAACCAGCCGAGGCTCAACGGCACGATCTTCCTGGAAGACGCGGAAGTTAGGCTTAATTCCCTGGCCTCCAGTCTGAAAAGCCTGAACGGCCAAGCACTAATAATCGACAGTCTGGTCAGTCTCGAAGCGCTGACCGCCCTTTGGACCGGCGAGCGGACCAGGAATTATCTAAACCCGCTCGGAGCGGCCGGCTACGTCGATCTGGCCCAAGCGCTCGGCGACCAGCCCAGGGTCGGCCTAAATCTGACGATCAGCCCGACCTCAATCTTCGCCGCTTTCCCCAACCTTTACATCGGCTCCCTTCAAATCGACCGGCTCACCCTCCATGGGCCGCTCGCTTTCGACCTAAGCGCCGGCCCGACCTTAAGCGGCAAGATCAATATCGACAACTCGGTCGTTACTTTGTCAAAATCAGGCGGTAATTCTAAGCAAGTTCCCTTTCAATTCGATCTGGAAGTCAACTTGAACAAAAACGTTTACGCCGTCATGGGCGATATCGGGACGCTCGACTTAAGCAATATCTTCATGAACCTGGAAATCGAAAGCCGCGGGCTCAAGATAACCGGCGATATGCGGGCGCCGACCCTCCTCGGACGAGTTCAGGTCAAACGGGGAACGATCAATCTCTTGAGCCGCGAATTTAGACTTCTCACTCCCGACCAACAGCAAAAATATTTCCCTTATTCCGAGCAGTCCGAGGAAAACCTCGCCATCTTCACCGGGGGAAAAGGAACGGAAGGCTTTTTGCCCCAGATCGCTATCACTTCCCTGGTCAACGTCGAAGACCAGGAAATCGGCGCCGACGGCGCCCCGAAAAAGAAAAAGGTCGCCATTGTCGCCAAGCTCAACGGGTTGATCGGCTCTCAAGACAAGACCCGCGGACTCAAGGTAAATTTATCCGGTTTTGTCGAGGACAAGAGCAAGACCCCGTCGGAGATGGTCCCGGCCAATTATTCGGAATCGGATCTAAGGGTCTTACTCCTGCCCGATTTTATCAGAGGCCTGACCGGCGTTAAAACGGGCGGCGAAAAGGGGCAGGACGCCGTCGAAACCAACGTGGTCGTGGCCGACTTCGTCAGCAGCCGGATCCAAACCATTCTCTTCCGGGGAGTGGAACGGGAAGTCGAACAAAAACTCGGATTGGAAAGCCTAACTTTGGAATATAATCTTGGGCCCAAGGTCAGGGAGGCAATGGGAGTCAAAGACCCGGTCGGCCTGCAGCAGGAAGGGACGCCGGCCTGGAGCGTCGGCTTCGTCAAAGGCTTTTTCGACCGCCTTTTTATCGACGTCCGTTACGCTCAAATCAAAGAGCCGACGATCTCCGGCGCGGCGCAAAATTCCTTCAACTATCAATTAACCTTCAAAATCAATCCTATTTGGGCTATAATATATTATCGGGAGCCGTTGAACCTGAACGAACCGGCCACCGGATATCAGAAGATCACCCTAAAAGCTGGATTCTATTTTTGGTAA
- the gmk gene encoding guanylate kinase, which yields MAKKARHKRGLLVVISGPSGVGKSTVVRRLMKTNPDLALSVSMTTRLARPGEVSGEHYYFVTQEEFDRRVKEGDLLEWAKVHGSYYGTPRSYVEKELSKGGVVVLEVDVQGAASIKQAVEKAMKAAVVFIFLIPPSVDILAFRLKKRKTEDEAVMNYRLRAAIAELQVMEKYDYIVVNDKVESAADKIRAIINVEKERTLLN from the coding sequence ATGGCCAAAAAAGCGCGGCACAAACGTGGCTTACTGGTAGTCATTTCCGGCCCATCGGGGGTTGGAAAATCAACTGTGGTGCGTCGGCTGATGAAAACCAATCCGGATCTTGCTTTGTCGGTTTCAATGACGACCAGACTGGCCAGACCGGGCGAAGTAAGCGGAGAGCACTATTACTTTGTGACCCAGGAAGAGTTTGACAGGCGGGTCAAAGAAGGCGATCTGCTGGAGTGGGCCAAAGTTCACGGCAGTTATTACGGGACCCCGAGGTCCTATGTTGAAAAGGAATTGAGCAAAGGGGGCGTGGTCGTCCTGGAAGTTGATGTCCAGGGGGCGGCCTCGATCAAGCAGGCGGTCGAAAAGGCGATGAAAGCGGCGGTCGTTTTCATTTTCCTGATCCCCCCCTCGGTCGATATTCTGGCTTTTCGGCTCAAAAAGCGGAAAACGGAAGACGAAGCGGTCATGAACTATCGATTGCGGGCGGCGATTGCCGAACTGCAGGTCATGGAAAAATACGATTATATAGTGGTAAATGATAAGGTCGAATCGGCCGCGGACAAGATCCGGGCCATTATTAATGTTGAAAAAGAAAGGACGTTGCTAAATTGA
- the rpoZ gene encoding DNA-directed RNA polymerase subunit omega — MTELSVDNLLTKAKNKFLLVNAASARAKQVADGSLPYIDNFDPTNPVITSLREIAADKFRIKVASADSKKPQEILVADDDESAPSQLERLAKGAKEKPEKPKKKKK, encoded by the coding sequence TTGACAGAACTATCAGTTGATAATTTATTGACCAAGGCCAAGAACAAATTTTTGCTGGTGAATGCCGCCTCGGCCAGAGCTAAACAAGTGGCCGACGGGTCACTCCCGTACATCGACAACTTCGATCCGACCAATCCGGTGATCACTTCCTTGCGGGAGATTGCCGCCGATAAGTTCCGGATCAAGGTTGCCAGCGCCGACAGCAAAAAGCCGCAGGAAATTTTAGTGGCCGATGATGATGAGTCGGCGCCTTCCCAGCTCGAGCGGTTAGCTAAGGGGGCCAAAGAGAAACCCGAAAAACCGAAGAAGAAGAAGAAATAA